In the genome of Kitasatospora cineracea, one region contains:
- a CDS encoding YcaO-like family protein → MAELLLPGTRRAVAPETTWARIAPLLPGFGITRVADVTRLDVIGIPVVLAARPDSETLAVSQGKGATELLARLSAVMESIELRHAERPELPRERAVAADLALPYRLDELPLAAGGLPVPDVEQLRLEWVAAYRPADGSSVMVPFDVVRLSFAGGHFWRPRIFRSGSTGLASGNTWTEAALHGLYEAVERDVLAGLGGPRAGGVPVDPASVPDGHLRALLARLDAAAVSYELAFLPNRYQVPTFAARVWSPLFPIVCAGSGSHADPSVALSRAVTEAVQSRLTEITATRDDIPSGQQMVRDAVADPGFRGRGAGVSWDRLSAGHRREDVDMERELASLVARVEAVTARPVLTVDLSSRPELFSVVRVVCPGLAWSEGRTLGH, encoded by the coding sequence GTGGCTGAGCTCCTGCTGCCGGGGACCCGGCGTGCGGTCGCTCCGGAGACCACCTGGGCCCGGATCGCGCCGCTGCTGCCCGGGTTCGGCATCACCCGGGTCGCCGATGTGACGCGGCTGGACGTGATCGGCATCCCGGTGGTGCTGGCTGCCAGGCCGGATTCGGAGACACTCGCCGTCTCGCAGGGGAAGGGCGCGACGGAGCTGCTGGCCCGGCTGTCCGCGGTGATGGAGTCGATCGAACTCCGGCACGCGGAGCGGCCCGAGCTGCCCCGGGAACGGGCAGTGGCGGCCGACCTGGCGCTGCCGTACCGGCTGGACGAGCTGCCGTTGGCGGCCGGCGGACTGCCCGTGCCGGACGTCGAGCAGCTGCGGCTGGAGTGGGTCGCCGCGTACCGACCGGCTGACGGGTCGTCGGTCATGGTGCCGTTCGACGTGGTCCGGCTGTCGTTCGCCGGCGGGCACTTCTGGCGTCCGAGGATCTTCCGGTCCGGCAGCACGGGGCTGGCCTCCGGCAACACCTGGACCGAGGCCGCCCTGCACGGCCTGTACGAGGCCGTGGAGCGGGACGTGCTGGCGGGCCTGGGCGGGCCGCGGGCCGGGGGCGTTCCGGTCGATCCGGCGAGCGTGCCGGACGGACACCTGCGCGCGCTCCTGGCCCGGTTGGACGCAGCCGCGGTCTCCTACGAATTGGCGTTCCTCCCGAACCGCTACCAGGTGCCCACGTTCGCGGCCCGGGTGTGGTCGCCGCTGTTCCCGATCGTCTGCGCGGGTTCGGGCAGCCACGCCGACCCGTCCGTGGCGCTGTCCCGGGCGGTCACGGAGGCGGTGCAGAGCCGGCTGACGGAGATCACCGCGACCCGCGACGACATACCCTCCGGCCAGCAGATGGTCCGCGACGCGGTCGCGGACCCCGGCTTCCGGGGCCGCGGGGCAGGCGTGTCGTGGGACCGGCTGTCGGCCGGACACCGCCGGGAGGACGTCGACATGGAACGGGAGTTGGCCTCGCTGGTGGCGCGGGTGGAAGCGGTGACCGCCCGCCCGGTGCTGACCGTCGACCTGTCGTCCCGGCCCGAACTGTTCAGCGTGGTCCGGGTGGTCTGCCCGGGCCTCGCCTGGTCGGAGGGACGGACCCTTGGCCACTAG
- a CDS encoding TfuA-like protein: MAIHVYTGPSCPEPAVRAECPGAVVHPPARHGDLYSAAIRPHDSVVLLDGVYHHGPALRHKEILDALDRGVHVVGAASIGALRAVELAPFGMVGVGDVYGWYRDGVLTGDDEVAVAHADSGVMTPLSVPLVNLRAAAAAAVRAGVLTSAGTEPMLDRWAREYYPLRTETRVVEIAAEHGQPGFAAWYQERVRCDPRAFDQKLRDSVRALRVASAAQRDRAAAGPRPGAGDRSWRTEFERRWRNRFTGLAARLAYQQIFDPGFPEVWWEYLNDLAEPAGLRDHLERTLGRSAAAWPDCPEGRLRVVRLLCPTPELTDRRQAALLLGREDAADRSVLDQYLAQGADHLRAHPDRSLGSIPDAVCLRLLAGIWGVVAADATECARRGFASPRQAADALRPFAVGFLTAAAAARSAGGEGG; the protein is encoded by the coding sequence ATGGCGATCCACGTGTACACCGGACCTTCATGTCCCGAACCCGCCGTCCGGGCGGAGTGCCCCGGGGCCGTGGTCCACCCGCCGGCGCGGCACGGCGACCTGTACTCCGCTGCGATCCGCCCGCACGATTCGGTGGTCCTGCTGGACGGTGTGTACCACCACGGCCCGGCGCTACGGCACAAGGAGATCCTCGACGCCCTGGACCGGGGCGTGCACGTGGTCGGCGCGGCCAGCATCGGCGCCCTGCGCGCGGTGGAGCTGGCGCCGTTCGGCATGGTGGGCGTCGGTGACGTGTACGGCTGGTACCGCGACGGGGTGCTCACCGGCGACGACGAGGTCGCCGTGGCGCACGCCGACTCCGGGGTGATGACTCCGCTCAGCGTCCCGCTCGTCAATCTGCGCGCGGCCGCCGCCGCGGCGGTTCGGGCCGGGGTGCTGACGTCCGCGGGCACCGAACCGATGCTCGACCGCTGGGCGCGGGAGTACTACCCGCTGCGCACCGAGACGAGGGTGGTGGAGATCGCCGCCGAGCACGGGCAACCCGGATTCGCCGCCTGGTACCAGGAGCGGGTCCGGTGCGACCCGCGGGCGTTCGACCAGAAGCTGCGCGACAGCGTGCGGGCCCTGCGGGTGGCCTCCGCGGCGCAGCGCGACCGAGCGGCCGCCGGCCCCCGTCCGGGGGCGGGCGACCGGTCCTGGCGGACCGAGTTCGAACGGCGTTGGCGCAACCGGTTCACCGGACTCGCGGCCAGGCTCGCCTACCAGCAGATCTTCGACCCGGGCTTCCCCGAGGTGTGGTGGGAGTACCTCAACGATCTGGCGGAGCCCGCCGGGTTGCGCGACCACCTGGAGCGGACCCTGGGCCGGTCCGCCGCGGCCTGGCCCGACTGCCCGGAGGGGCGGCTGCGCGTCGTGCGACTGCTCTGTCCCACCCCGGAACTGACGGACCGTCGGCAGGCCGCGCTGCTGCTCGGACGGGAGGACGCCGCAGACCGGTCGGTCCTCGACCAGTACCTGGCACAGGGAGCCGACCACCTGCGGGCGCACCCGGACCGCAGCCTGGGCAGCATCCCGGACGCGGTGTGCCTGCGGCTGCTCGCCGGAATCTGGGGCGTCGTGGCGGCCGACGCCACCGAGTGCGCGCGCCGCGGGTTCGCCTCCCCGCGGCAGGCCGCCGACGCCCTGCGGCCGTTCGCGGTCGGCTTCCTGACGGCGGCGGCCGCCGCCCGGAGCGCGGGGGGCGAGGGTGGCTGA
- a CDS encoding RiPP maturation radical SAM C-methyltransferase has protein sequence MPQFVNVMEKVGVALSEVFHPAIGEPFPVRPERSLKVALVNMPWGRNDAPSLACGILKSGLVAHGHDVTVHYPNLDLSRELTPSVYDTFATASSERLHLFGEWLFGAAAFDEPGGEREYLAEFPELAETFDEAGLTADEVLRLRSEILPAWIRELARRPEWSDYDLIGFTSTFFQNVAAIALARRIKEQHPGPVIVFGGANFDGEMGPEYVRRLPWIDCAVIGEADLALPRLAAALSAGRSPVGIPGVCARGADGELVTTPGEPPFDAMDAMPFPDHSEYFDAVERLGRAEAVGRKPIRLLAEFSRGCWWGQKHHCTFCGLNALGMQFRSKSPGTALREIEELLRRHRIHHIDAVDNIIDMRYLSSLCEELRGRGWDTDLFFEVKANLTADQLALLGAAGIRRVQPGIESLSTHVLGLMRKGSTMLMNVRFLKWARHYRMNVTWNMLSGFPGERDEDFTGQAELAPLLAHLQPPNGVSRIWLERFSPYFTDPGLPIRDVRPREAYRYVYPVPGIDHAAIAYFFDYRAEGVASAEAVRRLSAAVADWRERWQRRPLPILAHRRGPGWLDFHDSRFADGGFTGTLAGWQALAYELCGETARSPKRLHGLLREAGAEASATDVDRLLELFAERRITVSESGKHLALALPLSRSTGAGAD, from the coding sequence TTGCCGCAATTCGTCAACGTGATGGAGAAAGTCGGCGTGGCACTGAGCGAGGTTTTTCATCCTGCGATCGGCGAGCCGTTTCCTGTGCGGCCGGAAAGATCGTTGAAGGTCGCTCTTGTCAACATGCCGTGGGGACGGAACGACGCCCCGTCCTTGGCGTGCGGAATTCTCAAGTCGGGGCTCGTCGCGCACGGGCACGACGTCACTGTGCACTACCCGAACCTCGATCTGTCCCGGGAGTTGACCCCGAGCGTTTACGACACCTTCGCCACGGCCTCCTCCGAGCGCCTGCACCTGTTCGGGGAGTGGCTGTTCGGCGCGGCCGCGTTCGACGAGCCGGGGGGCGAGCGGGAGTACCTGGCGGAGTTCCCGGAGCTGGCGGAGACCTTCGACGAAGCGGGGCTGACCGCCGACGAGGTGCTGCGACTGCGCTCCGAGATCCTCCCCGCGTGGATCCGGGAGCTCGCCCGCCGGCCGGAGTGGTCCGACTACGACCTCATCGGCTTCACCTCGACGTTCTTCCAGAACGTCGCCGCGATCGCCCTGGCCCGGCGGATCAAGGAGCAGCACCCGGGGCCGGTGATCGTCTTCGGCGGGGCGAACTTCGACGGTGAGATGGGCCCCGAGTACGTCAGGCGACTTCCGTGGATCGACTGCGCGGTGATCGGAGAGGCCGATCTCGCGCTACCCCGGTTGGCCGCTGCGCTGTCCGCCGGCCGGTCGCCGGTGGGCATTCCCGGCGTGTGTGCCCGGGGGGCGGACGGAGAGTTGGTCACCACTCCCGGGGAGCCTCCGTTCGATGCCATGGACGCCATGCCGTTCCCCGACCACTCCGAGTACTTCGACGCGGTGGAACGGCTCGGGCGGGCCGAAGCCGTCGGGCGCAAGCCGATCCGGCTGCTGGCGGAGTTCTCCCGGGGCTGCTGGTGGGGACAGAAGCACCACTGCACGTTCTGCGGCCTCAACGCGCTCGGCATGCAGTTCCGTTCGAAGTCGCCGGGGACCGCCCTGCGGGAGATCGAGGAACTCCTGCGGCGGCACCGGATCCACCACATCGATGCCGTCGACAACATCATCGACATGCGCTACCTCTCCTCGCTGTGCGAGGAGTTGAGGGGCCGCGGGTGGGACACCGACCTGTTCTTCGAGGTCAAGGCGAATCTCACCGCCGACCAACTGGCGCTGCTCGGCGCAGCCGGGATCCGCCGCGTCCAACCGGGCATCGAGAGCCTCAGCACCCATGTGCTGGGACTGATGCGCAAGGGCTCCACGATGCTGATGAACGTCAGGTTCCTGAAGTGGGCGCGGCACTACCGGATGAACGTCACCTGGAACATGCTCAGCGGGTTCCCCGGTGAGCGGGACGAGGACTTCACCGGTCAGGCCGAACTCGCGCCGCTGCTGGCGCACCTGCAGCCGCCGAACGGGGTGAGCCGGATCTGGCTGGAGCGGTTCAGTCCGTACTTCACCGACCCGGGCTTGCCGATCCGGGACGTCCGACCGCGCGAGGCGTACCGGTACGTGTACCCGGTGCCGGGGATCGACCATGCGGCGATCGCCTACTTCTTCGACTATCGGGCCGAGGGCGTGGCTTCGGCGGAGGCCGTGCGGCGGCTCTCCGCAGCGGTGGCGGACTGGCGCGAACGCTGGCAGCGCAGACCGCTGCCGATCCTCGCCCACCGGCGCGGCCCCGGCTGGCTGGACTTCCACGATTCGCGGTTCGCCGACGGCGGGTTCACCGGGACGCTGGCCGGCTGGCAGGCCCTGGCGTACGAGCTCTGCGGCGAGACGGCGCGTAGTCCGAAGCGGCTGCACGGGCTGCTCCGGGAAGCGGGCGCCGAGGCCTCCGCCACGGACGTCGATCGCCTCCTGGAGCTGTTCGCCGAACGTCGCATCACGGTCTCCGAGAGCGGGAAGCACCTCGCGCTGGCCCTTCCGCTCAGCCGTTCGACCGGCGCCGGGGCCGACTGA
- a CDS encoding DoxX family protein, which yields MSTTTTTTAAATTAAPKKAVARAVLTLRILLALFFALASAAPKLLALPAASTVFDAIGVGDWFMYLTGAVELAGAVGLLLPRLAGPAATALIGFLLCAFVTQLTAMHGENAGTPFLFMVPLAAIAWHHRARTAALLTRRH from the coding sequence ATGTCCACCACCACGACCACCACTGCCGCCGCCACCACCGCTGCTCCGAAGAAGGCCGTGGCCCGCGCCGTCCTGACGCTGCGGATCCTGCTGGCGCTCTTCTTCGCCCTGGCCAGCGCGGCACCCAAGCTGCTGGCACTGCCCGCCGCCAGCACCGTCTTCGACGCGATCGGCGTCGGCGACTGGTTCATGTACCTGACCGGCGCGGTCGAACTGGCCGGCGCCGTCGGCCTGCTGCTGCCCCGCCTCGCCGGACCCGCCGCGACCGCACTGATCGGCTTCCTGCTGTGCGCGTTCGTCACCCAACTGACCGCGATGCACGGCGAGAACGCCGGCACCCCGTTCCTCTTCATGGTCCCGCTGGCCGCCATCGCCTGGCACCACCGCGCCCGAACCGCCGCCCTCCTCACCCGCCGCCACTGA
- a CDS encoding HAD hydrolase family protein: protein MTARPISPARPAPGAVAVPLAGPADPHATVAELARQLAGAARAGDPLDAFLYAAGMVQAAEDRLAGTWTAPRRLARHLRDRTGPPAEPPAEPPTDPLGSALDRAARLAARTPVLDKAVRWTRDLADVTDELAAPVLDSAPLPSALYRRLFRLVERFDAAPVLRRTLGSALRRPPSCFCSFDQYPADLAELARRFDAARPLPAGLPLLVVGVRTSGSYLGPLLAAALRRAGHRAVTGCTVRPGQAVLPGRERELARLLAAGGQALVVDDPPVTGRSLAEVAAGLCGQGFPVDAVSVLVAVEREPPSLGPYRVVALARPDWEVDRLTSPDAVRALVRRAVPGAADWARLEVGPAGSPGRGLHRTVPVTGHPADGPPVPLRVETVGLGHLGRRAAEYAALLPGLVPEVRWLENGLMVRQDIPAAAPVRALDAARYVAARQRALAVGADRSVRLVGRGPVWEEAGRLFAPLFGRGAVVLRPLLADPVARALTRAARPYVVDGRTGADRWTGRDGRWVKTDWAEGAFSHLDLAGYDPAWDLAGLALSPPHHAGTTDGDAGARYGAEVRSAYERLTGERIDPARWCLARLVQVQVQHGVSARPLGRAERRRASARAVQEFLAEVYLRDLPAAPTGADGPGAGWCVLDLDGVLETDPLGFPASSPLGMLALRALRAHGFRPLPATGRSLPEVQDRCRAYGLAGGVAEYGAVLHLPGRPPLPLTDRDGSEVRSMAVELDGLVVDPLARWTARVSRRHPGGRYTGLDRRTADRIAAATGTRVVRGEQQTDFLPPGVGKAAGVRALLAELGDPGAVPVFAAGDGPADRELLRWARLGTAPAHAAPEAKAVARVGGSPYQAGLAEAVAVLLGHRPGGCARCRPPRPSAQSRALLALLALPEAGMPGLPARLLRLACRSGGSAVGGGRRAG from the coding sequence ATGACCGCAAGGCCGATCAGTCCCGCCAGGCCCGCGCCCGGGGCCGTCGCGGTCCCGCTCGCCGGTCCGGCGGATCCGCACGCGACGGTGGCGGAGCTGGCCCGGCAGCTGGCCGGGGCGGCTCGGGCGGGCGATCCGCTGGACGCCTTCCTGTACGCGGCGGGCATGGTGCAGGCCGCCGAGGACCGGCTCGCCGGCACGTGGACGGCTCCGCGCCGCCTCGCCCGCCACCTGCGCGACCGCACCGGCCCGCCGGCCGAGCCGCCGGCCGAGCCGCCCACCGATCCGCTCGGGTCCGCGCTCGACCGGGCGGCCCGGCTCGCCGCGCGAACTCCCGTGCTGGACAAGGCCGTTCGCTGGACGCGGGATCTCGCCGACGTGACCGACGAGTTGGCCGCGCCGGTACTGGACTCGGCTCCGCTGCCCTCCGCGCTGTACCGGCGGCTGTTCCGGCTGGTCGAACGGTTCGACGCCGCACCGGTGTTGCGCCGCACGCTCGGTTCCGCGCTGCGCCGGCCGCCGTCCTGTTTCTGCAGCTTCGACCAGTATCCGGCGGACCTGGCCGAGTTGGCCCGCCGGTTCGACGCGGCCCGCCCGCTGCCGGCCGGGCTGCCGCTGCTGGTGGTGGGGGTGCGGACCTCCGGGAGCTACCTGGGGCCGCTGCTGGCGGCGGCGCTGCGGCGGGCCGGGCACCGGGCGGTGACGGGCTGCACGGTGCGGCCGGGGCAGGCCGTTCTGCCGGGCCGGGAACGGGAGTTGGCCCGGCTGCTGGCGGCCGGCGGGCAGGCGCTGGTGGTGGACGATCCGCCGGTCACCGGGCGTTCGCTGGCCGAGGTCGCGGCCGGGCTGTGCGGGCAGGGGTTCCCGGTGGACGCGGTGAGCGTGCTGGTCGCGGTGGAGCGGGAGCCACCGTCGCTCGGCCCGTACCGGGTGGTCGCGCTGGCCCGACCCGACTGGGAGGTCGACCGGTTGACCTCGCCCGACGCCGTCCGGGCGCTGGTCCGCCGGGCCGTCCCGGGCGCCGCCGACTGGGCCCGGCTGGAGGTCGGCCCGGCCGGTTCCCCGGGGCGCGGCCTGCACCGCACCGTCCCGGTGACGGGGCACCCGGCGGACGGGCCGCCGGTGCCGCTGCGGGTGGAGACCGTCGGGCTGGGCCACCTCGGCCGCCGGGCCGCCGAGTACGCCGCGCTGCTGCCCGGCCTGGTGCCCGAAGTCCGTTGGCTGGAAAACGGGTTGATGGTCCGTCAGGACATTCCTGCCGCCGCCCCGGTCCGGGCTCTGGACGCGGCCCGCTACGTGGCCGCCCGGCAGCGGGCGCTGGCCGTGGGCGCCGACCGCAGTGTCCGGCTGGTCGGGCGCGGGCCGGTGTGGGAGGAGGCGGGGCGCCTGTTCGCTCCGCTGTTCGGCCGCGGGGCGGTGGTGCTGCGGCCGCTGCTCGCCGACCCGGTGGCCCGCGCGCTCACCCGCGCCGCCCGGCCGTACGTGGTGGACGGGCGCACCGGCGCCGACCGGTGGACGGGCCGGGACGGACGCTGGGTGAAGACCGACTGGGCGGAGGGCGCGTTCAGCCACCTCGACCTGGCCGGCTACGACCCGGCCTGGGACCTGGCGGGCCTCGCGCTCTCCCCGCCCCACCACGCCGGCACCACGGACGGGGACGCCGGGGCCCGGTACGGCGCGGAGGTCCGCTCCGCGTACGAGCGGCTGACCGGGGAGCGGATCGACCCGGCCCGCTGGTGCCTGGCCCGGCTGGTGCAGGTGCAGGTGCAGCACGGGGTGTCGGCGCGGCCGCTGGGCCGGGCAGAGCGGCGGCGGGCCTCGGCGCGGGCGGTGCAGGAGTTCCTCGCCGAGGTCTACCTGCGCGACCTGCCCGCCGCTCCCACCGGGGCGGACGGGCCGGGCGCGGGGTGGTGCGTGCTGGACCTGGACGGGGTGCTGGAGACCGATCCGCTGGGGTTCCCGGCCTCGTCGCCGCTGGGCATGCTCGCGCTGCGGGCGCTGCGCGCGCACGGGTTCCGCCCGCTGCCGGCCACGGGGCGTTCGCTGCCGGAGGTCCAGGACCGTTGCCGGGCCTACGGATTGGCGGGCGGCGTGGCCGAGTACGGGGCGGTGCTGCACCTGCCGGGCCGGCCGCCGCTGCCGCTCACCGACCGGGACGGCAGCGAAGTACGGTCCATGGCGGTGGAGTTGGACGGCCTGGTGGTCGACCCGCTGGCCCGCTGGACGGCCCGGGTCTCGCGCCGCCACCCGGGCGGGCGGTACACGGGGCTGGACCGGCGCACCGCGGACCGGATCGCCGCCGCGACCGGCACCCGGGTGGTACGGGGCGAGCAGCAGACCGATTTCCTGCCGCCGGGGGTCGGCAAGGCGGCCGGAGTGCGGGCGCTGCTGGCCGAGTTGGGCGATCCGGGCGCGGTGCCGGTGTTCGCGGCCGGGGACGGGCCGGCCGACCGGGAGCTGCTGCGCTGGGCACGGCTGGGCACGGCACCCGCGCACGCGGCGCCCGAGGCCAAGGCCGTCGCCCGGGTCGGCGGCTCGCCCTACCAGGCGGGGCTGGCGGAGGCGGTGGCCGTCCTGCTCGGCCACCGCCCGGGCGGCTGCGCCCGCTGCCGCCCGCCCCGCCCCTCGGCGCAGAGCCGGGCACTGCTGGCGCTGCTGGCCCTGCCGGAGGCGGGGATGCCGGGCCTGCCCGCCCGGCTGCTCCGACTGGCCTGCCGGTCGGGCGGGTCGGCGGTCGGCGGCGGACGGAGGGCGGGATGA
- a CDS encoding phosphotransferase family protein: MSVGGRIPVYELVGVREVAGGLLLVPPGPAGRAADELRLRLAARELGRGRWEAVAQGFSDVLVARRRPAGGGPPVLVKCPRTGEAVRALVRERDAIAVLASELRPPGLRALLPETVDSRLGARPPVLVQEVLPGVPGDVLLARRPELAGPLAVAALGLLDELHGATGGLSRDGRLVDGWLGHRLAVLSDRVRWCRGAEGTAGLLALRVFLRRELTEHPTEVAWTHGDFAPGNLLLRSPGTSDNGPPAATGPPAATGPAAATGPLTVTGPAAATGPLTVTGLVDWADALADGPAVVDRATFALALGWLLDGRTWGEQVVTALRTGVLRRPETGELPRSAALLAWLWHVSGNLEKSRRFARNRVWLREVLVPVLRELAGSAPPPR, from the coding sequence ATGAGCGTCGGCGGCCGCATCCCGGTGTACGAGCTGGTGGGGGTGCGGGAGGTCGCGGGCGGGCTGCTGCTGGTGCCGCCGGGGCCGGCGGGCCGGGCCGCGGACGAGCTGCGACTGCGGCTGGCGGCACGGGAGTTGGGGCGCGGCCGGTGGGAGGCGGTGGCGCAGGGGTTCTCGGACGTGCTGGTGGCGCGCCGGCGTCCGGCCGGCGGCGGGCCGCCGGTGCTGGTGAAGTGCCCGCGCACCGGGGAGGCGGTGCGGGCGCTGGTGCGCGAGCGGGACGCGATCGCGGTGCTGGCCTCGGAGTTGCGGCCACCGGGGCTGCGCGCCCTGCTGCCGGAGACGGTGGACTCCCGGCTGGGCGCGCGCCCGCCGGTGCTGGTGCAGGAGGTGCTGCCGGGCGTGCCGGGCGACGTCCTGCTGGCCCGCCGTCCCGAACTGGCCGGTCCGCTGGCCGTGGCCGCGCTCGGCCTGCTGGACGAACTGCACGGTGCGACGGGCGGGTTGAGCCGGGACGGGCGCCTGGTGGACGGCTGGCTGGGCCACCGGCTGGCGGTGCTCTCCGACCGGGTCCGCTGGTGCCGGGGCGCGGAGGGCACCGCCGGGCTGCTGGCGCTGCGTGTCTTCCTGCGCCGGGAGTTGACCGAGCACCCGACCGAAGTGGCGTGGACGCACGGCGACTTCGCCCCCGGAAACCTGCTCCTCCGCTCCCCCGGCACCTCCGACAACGGCCCACCGGCCGCCACCGGCCCACCGGCCGCCACCGGTCCAGCGGCCGCCACCGGCCCACTCACCGTCACCGGCCCAGCGGCCGCCACCGGCCCGCTGACCGTCACCGGGCTGGTCGACTGGGCGGACGCCCTGGCCGACGGCCCGGCCGTCGTCGACCGCGCGACGTTCGCCCTCGCCCTGGGCTGGCTGCTGGACGGCCGCACCTGGGGCGAGCAGGTGGTGACCGCCCTGCGCACCGGCGTCCTGCGCCGTCCCGAGACCGGTGAACTCCCGCGCTCCGCCGCCCTGTTGGCCTGGCTCTGGCACGTCTCCGGCAACCTCGAGAAGTCCCGCCGCTTCGCCCGCAACCGTGTCTGGCTGCGCGAGGTCCTGGTCCCGGTCCTGCGCGAGCTCGCCGGCTCCGCGCCGCCGCCCCGGTGA
- a CDS encoding glycoside hydrolase family 16 protein — translation MSRTLDAVRRHPGSRWPLLPAGSGWIALAVTALPPAGPLRVAAVTAFLLSCPGAAAVRVARPALRPGEWWSTAVLAVAVSAALTALVTETLYLARQFTAARVVLVLAVLTTALTLAVRREPPEPPEPSEPPGGPEGPGGAAGPGRKGRGRIWMAAALLTATACGGPAVGSMQDLGGPASTASTAPTGLPATEPPAAPPGSPRPWHPALYDDFTGHGLDSANWTTCYDWNQNGCTNAGNRESEWYRPGQVTVADGALTLTATRRATTGSDGKTYPWTSGMVSTGRDNWNAQPRHTFTYGYVAAAIQAPADSTGMFPAFWLLPAATRGGLPEIDVAEFINSNRYVDLNLHGRTPQGQDANAHQRYGPVDFAAGYHVFGVDWEPDGITWYVDGTPRLQVTDPAAIPDTPMELLINLAVGFEEAPTTDTAQLHVAWIGVWQH, via the coding sequence ATGAGCAGGACCCTCGATGCCGTCCGGCGACACCCCGGGAGCCGGTGGCCGCTGCTGCCGGCCGGCTCCGGCTGGATCGCGCTCGCCGTGACCGCGCTGCCCCCCGCCGGCCCGCTGCGGGTCGCGGCCGTCACCGCGTTCCTGCTCAGCTGCCCCGGTGCGGCCGCCGTCCGGGTCGCCCGCCCGGCGCTGCGCCCCGGCGAGTGGTGGTCGACGGCGGTGCTGGCCGTCGCGGTCAGTGCCGCGCTCACCGCGCTGGTCACCGAAACCCTGTACCTGGCGCGGCAGTTCACCGCCGCCCGGGTGGTGCTGGTGCTCGCCGTACTGACCACCGCGCTGACCCTGGCGGTCCGGCGGGAGCCACCCGAGCCACCTGAGCCGTCCGAGCCGCCCGGTGGCCCGGAAGGACCGGGAGGAGCGGCGGGGCCCGGGCGGAAGGGGCGCGGGCGGATCTGGATGGCTGCCGCGCTGCTGACCGCCACCGCCTGTGGCGGCCCGGCCGTCGGCAGCATGCAGGATTTGGGCGGCCCCGCCTCCACCGCCTCCACCGCCCCCACCGGCCTCCCGGCCACCGAGCCGCCCGCCGCGCCGCCCGGCAGCCCCCGGCCCTGGCACCCCGCCCTGTACGACGACTTCACCGGCCACGGCCTCGACTCCGCGAACTGGACGACCTGCTACGACTGGAACCAGAACGGCTGCACCAACGCGGGCAACCGGGAGAGCGAGTGGTACCGCCCCGGCCAGGTCACGGTCGCCGACGGCGCCCTCACCCTCACCGCCACCCGCCGCGCCACCACCGGCAGCGACGGCAAGACCTACCCCTGGACCTCCGGCATGGTCTCCACCGGCCGCGACAACTGGAACGCCCAGCCCCGGCACACCTTCACCTACGGCTACGTCGCCGCCGCCATCCAGGCCCCCGCCGACTCCACCGGCATGTTCCCCGCCTTCTGGCTGCTGCCCGCCGCCACCCGCGGCGGCCTCCCCGAGATCGACGTCGCCGAGTTCATCAACTCCAACCGCTACGTCGACCTCAACCTGCACGGCCGCACCCCCCAGGGCCAGGACGCGAACGCCCACCAGCGCTACGGCCCCGTCGACTTCGCGGCCGGCTACCACGTCTTCGGCGTCGACTGGGAACCCGACGGCATCACCTGGTACGTCGACGGCACCCCCCGCCTCCAGGTCACCGACCCCGCCGCGATCCCCGACACCCCCATGGAACTCCTGATCAACCTGGCCGTCGGCTTCGAAGAGGCCCCGACCACCGACACCGCCCAACTCCACGTCGCCTGGATCGGCGTCTGGCAGCACTGA